The following are encoded together in the Triticum dicoccoides isolate Atlit2015 ecotype Zavitan chromosome 6B, WEW_v2.0, whole genome shotgun sequence genome:
- the LOC119322481 gene encoding uncharacterized protein LOC119322481, producing the protein MSCRRFVNMVVDTVIGDRHAYALHCINMSGLFYPTKPTTTQLGGADAKDGNTVESSELPRPAMSFYPCRNNGAPVGSVEFMPVSRDKNDILTIDQDGRTLMYSVASRAFHILPPLQTPIWEPTSVIAGGKLYVMKSSPFPTTSHCFEALIYGHHPGIDYLPECWYWRSLPPPPFRNSNHRLDDNQFIGGGYADEDGDLSRVTAYTVVNDLDIWVSQGGTTYSFDTVSSAWTSLGEWTLPFRGHAEYIPENKLWFGLSSDGDLLCTSDLSSTSRPPQLHNLWKELAPPKEWFLHNSYLVHLGSGKFCIAKFFETGRISNTQYNERFAVLTGVEVKRCGKHGTELRMVKHGSRRYSLNKQSYFRVF; encoded by the coding sequence ATGAGCTGCCGCCGCTTTGTTAATATGGTTGTTGACACCGTCATTGGTGACCGCCATGCCTACGCTCTTCACTGCATCAATATGTCGGGCTTATTTTACCCAACCAAGCCAACAACAACACAGCTAGGAGGAGCAGATGCAAAAGATGGTAATACGGTTGAGTCCAGTGAGCTGCCTCGCCCTGCCATGTCCTTCTACCCCTGCCGAAATAACGGGGCTCCGGTCGGGAGTGTGGAATTCATGCCCGTCAGCAGAGACAAGAACGACATCCTCACCATCGACCAGGATGGCCGAACCTTGATGTACAGTGTTGCCTCACGTGCCTTCCACATCCTACCGCCACTGCAGACACCCATATGGGAGCCTACCTCCGTGATCGCTGGTGGCAAGCTCTATGTGATGAAAAGCTcccccttccccaccacctcccactGCTTTGAGGCTCTCATCTATGGCCACCACCCTGGAATCGACTATCTCCCAGAGTGCTGGTACTGGCGTTCTCTCCCACCGCCTCCCTTCAGGAACAGCAACCATCGTCTCGATGACAACCAATTTATTGGTGGAGGCTATGCAGATGAGGATGGCGACCTATCTAGAGTCACTGCCTACACGGTTGTGAATGATTTAGATATCTGGGTGTCACAGGGTGGAACGACCTACTCCTTTGACACGGTGAGCAGTGCATGGACCAGTCTTGGAGAGTGGACGCTGCCATTCCGAGGCCATGCTGAGTACATCCCGGAGAACAAGCTCTGGTTTGGCTTGTCATCTGATGGGGACTTGCTTTGCACCTCTGACCTCAGTAGCACGTCAAGGCCTCCTCAGCTGCACAATCTGTGGAAGGAGCTAGCGCCACCTAAGGAATGGTTCCTTCACAACTCCTACCTTGTGCACTTAGGCTCTGGCAAGTTTTGCATCGCCAAGTTCTTTGAGACAGGTCGGATATCCAACACTCAGTACAATGAGAGGTTCGCAGTGCTCACCGGCGTGGAGGTGAAGCGCTGTGGCAAGCATGGAACAGAGCTCCGGATGGTCAAGCACGGGTCCAGGCGCTATAGCCTGAACAAACAATCTTACTTCCGGGTATTCTAG